The Astyanax mexicanus isolate ESR-SI-001 chromosome 12, AstMex3_surface, whole genome shotgun sequence genome window below encodes:
- the lrrc2 gene encoding leucine-rich repeat-containing protein 2 isoform X1, which translates to MTHSNGSRLTPVNKPLKLERSSEGTQISQIHISETIMRTDSLGIDIPVYDLSLIRGLWETRVRKHKQRQRKELERVEKSALNKINQQWQYRIACRKMKIKEVNALQCYLERSAFAEMDILPTVDTTDLDSEYKKFIFELHGKKWRKLPEDLQIMTFLREWHIRGTSIQKVPTYIEEFVELRVLDIPKNGFTMLPPEIGNLVNLKELNVNYNKLSIIPPELGECENLEKLEMTANGDLSELPFELSNLKALKHLDLAENKFATIPICVLRMSSLQWLDMSNNRLTDLPEDIDRLSDLQTMFLHKNKLTYLPMVMANMDKLKMLVVSGDELTNLPSKLCDSPDIKFIKLFDNPIGKNEEEEKHHSISNATEEEEEDHEKEFMQTYVETLKDRATAPTYTTKVSLTCLL; encoded by the exons ATGACCCATAGTAATGGATCGCGTCTAACTCCTGTAAACAAGCCACTAAAGCTAGAAAGAAGCTCAGAGGGTACACAGATATCACAGATACACATATCAG AAACCATAATGAGGACAGATTCGCTGGGAATTGACATTCCTGTATATGACCTTTCACTGATTCGTGGTCTCTGGGAGACCCGAGTAAGGAAGCACAAACAGCGGCAGAGAAAAGAGCTGGAGAGGGTCGAGAAAAGTGCCCTGAACAA GATAAATCAGCAATGGCAGTATCGTATAGCATGCAGAAAAATGAAGATCAAAGAAGTAAACGCACTCCAGTGCTATCTGGAGAGATCAGCCTTTGCAGAAATGGACATTTTACCCACAGTCGACACAA CAGACCTCGACAGCGAATATAAAAAATTCATTTTTGAGCTGCATGGAAAGAAATGGAGG AAACTACCAGAAGATCTTCAAATTATGACTTTTCTCAGAGAATGGCATATTCGTGGAACAAGTATTCAAAAGGTTCCAACCTACATTGAAGAGTTTGTGGAACTGCGGGTCCTGGACATACCAAAAAACGGATTTACAATGCTCCCCCCTGAGATAG GAAATCTTGTAAACCTAAAGGAACTAAATGTGAATTACAATAAGCTATCCATCATTCCTCCTGAACTTGGGGAATGTGAAAATCTGGAGAAACTGGAAATGACAGCCAATGGTGATCTTTCAGAACTGCCCTTTGAG CTAAGCAACTTAAAAGCGCTAAAGCATCTGGACCTAGCAGAAAACAAGTTTGCCACCATACCGATCTGCGTGCTTCGAATGTCAAGCTTGCAATGGTTGGACATGAGCAACAACAGACTCACTGATTTGCCAGAAGATATCGACAG ACTCAGCGATCTACAGACAATGTTCCTGCACAAGAACAAACTGACATACCTGCCGATGGTGATGGCAAATATGGATAAACTCAAGATGCTAGTTGTCAGTGGAGATGAATTAACCAACTTACCTTCCAAACTCTGTGACAGTCCGGATATAAA atTCATCAAACTATTTGATAATCCAATTGGCAAGAATGAAGAGGAGGAGAAACATCACTCCATCAGTAACGccacagaggaggaggaggaggaccatGAGAAGGAGTTCATGCAGACATATGTTGAGACTCTGAAGGATAGAG
- the lrrc2 gene encoding leucine-rich repeat-containing protein 2 isoform X2: MTHSNGSRLTPVNKPLKLERSSEGTQISQIHISETIMRTDSLGIDIPVYDLSLIRGLWETRVRKHKQRQRKELERVEKSALNKINQQWQYRIACRKMKIKEVNALQCYLERSAFAEMDILPTVDTNLDSEYKKFIFELHGKKWRKLPEDLQIMTFLREWHIRGTSIQKVPTYIEEFVELRVLDIPKNGFTMLPPEIGNLVNLKELNVNYNKLSIIPPELGECENLEKLEMTANGDLSELPFELSNLKALKHLDLAENKFATIPICVLRMSSLQWLDMSNNRLTDLPEDIDRLSDLQTMFLHKNKLTYLPMVMANMDKLKMLVVSGDELTNLPSKLCDSPDIKFIKLFDNPIGKNEEEEKHHSISNATEEEEEDHEKEFMQTYVETLKDRATAPTYTTKVSLTCLL; this comes from the exons ATGACCCATAGTAATGGATCGCGTCTAACTCCTGTAAACAAGCCACTAAAGCTAGAAAGAAGCTCAGAGGGTACACAGATATCACAGATACACATATCAG AAACCATAATGAGGACAGATTCGCTGGGAATTGACATTCCTGTATATGACCTTTCACTGATTCGTGGTCTCTGGGAGACCCGAGTAAGGAAGCACAAACAGCGGCAGAGAAAAGAGCTGGAGAGGGTCGAGAAAAGTGCCCTGAACAA GATAAATCAGCAATGGCAGTATCGTATAGCATGCAGAAAAATGAAGATCAAAGAAGTAAACGCACTCCAGTGCTATCTGGAGAGATCAGCCTTTGCAGAAATGGACATTTTACCCACAGTCGACACAA ACCTCGACAGCGAATATAAAAAATTCATTTTTGAGCTGCATGGAAAGAAATGGAGG AAACTACCAGAAGATCTTCAAATTATGACTTTTCTCAGAGAATGGCATATTCGTGGAACAAGTATTCAAAAGGTTCCAACCTACATTGAAGAGTTTGTGGAACTGCGGGTCCTGGACATACCAAAAAACGGATTTACAATGCTCCCCCCTGAGATAG GAAATCTTGTAAACCTAAAGGAACTAAATGTGAATTACAATAAGCTATCCATCATTCCTCCTGAACTTGGGGAATGTGAAAATCTGGAGAAACTGGAAATGACAGCCAATGGTGATCTTTCAGAACTGCCCTTTGAG CTAAGCAACTTAAAAGCGCTAAAGCATCTGGACCTAGCAGAAAACAAGTTTGCCACCATACCGATCTGCGTGCTTCGAATGTCAAGCTTGCAATGGTTGGACATGAGCAACAACAGACTCACTGATTTGCCAGAAGATATCGACAG ACTCAGCGATCTACAGACAATGTTCCTGCACAAGAACAAACTGACATACCTGCCGATGGTGATGGCAAATATGGATAAACTCAAGATGCTAGTTGTCAGTGGAGATGAATTAACCAACTTACCTTCCAAACTCTGTGACAGTCCGGATATAAA atTCATCAAACTATTTGATAATCCAATTGGCAAGAATGAAGAGGAGGAGAAACATCACTCCATCAGTAACGccacagaggaggaggaggaggaccatGAGAAGGAGTTCATGCAGACATATGTTGAGACTCTGAAGGATAGAG
- the lrrc2 gene encoding leucine-rich repeat-containing protein 2 isoform X3, whose translation MRTDSLGIDIPVYDLSLIRGLWETRVRKHKQRQRKELERVEKSALNKINQQWQYRIACRKMKIKEVNALQCYLERSAFAEMDILPTVDTTDLDSEYKKFIFELHGKKWRKLPEDLQIMTFLREWHIRGTSIQKVPTYIEEFVELRVLDIPKNGFTMLPPEIGNLVNLKELNVNYNKLSIIPPELGECENLEKLEMTANGDLSELPFELSNLKALKHLDLAENKFATIPICVLRMSSLQWLDMSNNRLTDLPEDIDRLSDLQTMFLHKNKLTYLPMVMANMDKLKMLVVSGDELTNLPSKLCDSPDIKFIKLFDNPIGKNEEEEKHHSISNATEEEEEDHEKEFMQTYVETLKDRATAPTYTTKVSLTCLL comes from the exons ATGAGGACAGATTCGCTGGGAATTGACATTCCTGTATATGACCTTTCACTGATTCGTGGTCTCTGGGAGACCCGAGTAAGGAAGCACAAACAGCGGCAGAGAAAAGAGCTGGAGAGGGTCGAGAAAAGTGCCCTGAACAA GATAAATCAGCAATGGCAGTATCGTATAGCATGCAGAAAAATGAAGATCAAAGAAGTAAACGCACTCCAGTGCTATCTGGAGAGATCAGCCTTTGCAGAAATGGACATTTTACCCACAGTCGACACAA CAGACCTCGACAGCGAATATAAAAAATTCATTTTTGAGCTGCATGGAAAGAAATGGAGG AAACTACCAGAAGATCTTCAAATTATGACTTTTCTCAGAGAATGGCATATTCGTGGAACAAGTATTCAAAAGGTTCCAACCTACATTGAAGAGTTTGTGGAACTGCGGGTCCTGGACATACCAAAAAACGGATTTACAATGCTCCCCCCTGAGATAG GAAATCTTGTAAACCTAAAGGAACTAAATGTGAATTACAATAAGCTATCCATCATTCCTCCTGAACTTGGGGAATGTGAAAATCTGGAGAAACTGGAAATGACAGCCAATGGTGATCTTTCAGAACTGCCCTTTGAG CTAAGCAACTTAAAAGCGCTAAAGCATCTGGACCTAGCAGAAAACAAGTTTGCCACCATACCGATCTGCGTGCTTCGAATGTCAAGCTTGCAATGGTTGGACATGAGCAACAACAGACTCACTGATTTGCCAGAAGATATCGACAG ACTCAGCGATCTACAGACAATGTTCCTGCACAAGAACAAACTGACATACCTGCCGATGGTGATGGCAAATATGGATAAACTCAAGATGCTAGTTGTCAGTGGAGATGAATTAACCAACTTACCTTCCAAACTCTGTGACAGTCCGGATATAAA atTCATCAAACTATTTGATAATCCAATTGGCAAGAATGAAGAGGAGGAGAAACATCACTCCATCAGTAACGccacagaggaggaggaggaggaccatGAGAAGGAGTTCATGCAGACATATGTTGAGACTCTGAAGGATAGAG